The Solea solea chromosome 19, fSolSol10.1, whole genome shotgun sequence genome has a window encoding:
- the LOC131446622 gene encoding AP-4 complex accessory subunit RUSC2 has translation MIGSSSLSGDTLIACHFPVVQLPTWQLPVQALCGSAKRSGRLCTAGLTRAVSLPEQDSVNREQAFSGGRRPFSSSYGSLNEERTEEEGTSDSSGRYDSTSSPEETSSDQKKENSEARGSVRSHNSFLPSTELDEEEEDSDGDNLHRYREDSSFVLHGNSNWPLSDGARSYTTPRGDLDSECGYDGTKSDQDWLSNPNPYQLMDSPHTDYGEQDSDRLKDNSPHGCSQALLSNTEDISDSSCNSSDGVLVNFCAMYNRSNNPVTPHDLSSPALHPSRSCEGSVFLNLQPVRLTPTEDVQQHDVTVSSPQEELVDVTPSASCWSPQGLDSNCNLYSLEAIPPGLSSLEVSDLTACLQTQTAIAMETSQKYYKLVTCDLSSQSPSPAWSSLTSFPEGPSRGSHIPLSEHVLNHNNKEVRKDKVDGLKEKLFSSPQCGSGLDSFLFQTHDDQVATTSTDQALCRKKCTAVYSSNCQDMCAVSTQPSVSSNQERSTTDSTDKGTCSLENGVVRYSKAQRPTSLPIQPFVLSPAVKSQSQTQHLGCLLEQYINQKGSKSKSFRPGFNGKSKTSLCFSNLQPSPMGSYCPILLEAPSSTDTCSTCTPSPECFSRRRTWCQFTRSQERLSLCTSKSSLDSSHCSPNPRPVQVQDSRNPGKTQSNYLFNLPSDINQSNLVKIPTYQNLINLSPEQSSHKPHTLRDFHSHISYHSIFSHPPPILPVTTDLHRQDPHVYSSPPTFSPSEEEERFPQHGAAPAVNAGCFHSSVAAALSSVAPLSSLSSLLSLAASGLHVQGIQDSVGPCGKHSPSQQNEALMPGDRPPTEFCLSPDTSYESLSISHLQRRGLLRSVSRAVDLIMAHFGSSRDPEEKMRLGNSSCSPTIAGLVLKHLCPTIQRILEDGLKDHNLDLIIGQRRNHCWTVVEVSTRITTCSSTKVLHSLVLKIQQCPHLTSHCMRLRAFLIGLLNLRGLEFWLSLLHSQKNVVTTYYHSWGFLSMSLGRCQPLFQELLLLLQPLSMLPFDLNLLLEPRLLCNRQLFSEEPRVSPPEPCSAFLVTSWPQLRVGRKMERFPDSQQTASHQNGLRCKDSLSPLDSSCTSRHSGGLQDNRSPWLASVPECWQKEPDLMDGVAEGEDCSQVCTDSWSQISMSTGKEETGSDKDSGSPHVSTCVQVDSPCQRGPRWAKLFGAAVTATRAETVSQSFVGAKTRRRPSEWLHLDRSHLGLLAQSIKAMKLVGSPKNY, from the exons ATGATTGGCTCGTCCAGTCTCTCAGGGGACACCTTGATCGCGTGTCACTTCCCCGTGGTCCAGCTTCCCACCTGGCAACTTCCCGTCCAGGCTTTGTGCGGCTCGGCCAAACGGTCCGGCCGCCTCTGCACAGCAGGCCTGACCAGAGCTGTGTCTCTACCGGAGCAAGACTCCGTCAACCGAGAGCAGGCCTTCTCTGGGGGTCGGAGACCTTTCTCCAGCAGCTACGGCAGTCTCAATGAGGAGCggacggaggaggagggcaCCAGTGACAGCAGCGGGAGATACGACTCCACCTCCTCACCGGAGGAGACGAGTTCCgatcaaaagaaagaaaactccGAGGCTCGAGGCAGTGTGCGGTCACACAACTCATTCCTTCCGAGCACAGAGttagatgaggaagaggaagacagtGATGGTGATAATCTGCACAGATATCGTGAAGACTCGTCTTTTGTATTGCATGGAAACTCAAATTGGCCTCTGAGTGATGGTGCCAGGAGTTACACAACCCCCCGAGGAGACCTGGATAGTGAATGTGGCTATGATGGGACTAAGAGCGATCAAGACTGgctctctaaccctaacccttaccagCTGATGGACTCGCCGCACACTGATTATGGAGAGCAGGACTCGGACAGACTGAAGGACAACAGCCCTCACGGTTGTTCTCAAGCGTTGTTGTCCAACACAGAGGACATCAGCGACTCTTCCTGTAACAGTTCTGACGGCGTCTTGGTGAACTTCTGCGCGATGTACAACAGGAGCAACAACCCCGTCACACCTCACGACCTCAGCAGCCCTGCACTTCACCCCTCTCGGTCCTGTGAGGGATCTGTGTTCCTCAACCTCCAGCCTGTGCGGCTGACTCCCACTGAGGACGTCCAGCAACATGACGTGACTGTGAGCTCTCCCCAGGAAGAGCTTGTCGATGTGACACCCTCTGCTTCATGCTGGTCTCCACAAGGCCTCGACTCTAACTGCAACCTGTACTCTCTAGAGGCGATACCCCCGGGTCTTTCCTCTCTGGAGGTGTCCGACCTGACTGCCTGTCTCCAAACCCAGACCGCAATTGCCATGGAGACCAGCCAGAAGTACTACAAACTTGTGACTTGTGACCTTTCCTCCCAGTCACCCAGCCCGGCCTGGTCCAGTCTCACTAGTTTCCCCGAAGGTCCGAGCAGAGGAAGCCACATCCCTCTCTCTGAGCACGTCTTAAATCATAACAACAAAGAAGTAAGGAAG GATAAAGTTGATGGACTAAAAGAAAAGCTGTTCTCCTCACCACAGTGCGGCTCTGGGTTGGACAGCTTCCTGTTTCAGACTCACGATGACCAGGTTGCCACCACTTCCACTGACCAAGCCCTCTGCAGGAAGAAGTGTACAGCAGTGTACAGCAGTAACTGCCAAGACATGTGTGCTGTGTCCACACAGCCATCTGTGAGTTCAAACCAGGAGCGCTCCACTACTGATTCTACTGACAAAG GTACATGTTCATTGGAAAATGGAGTGGTGCGCTACAGTAAGGCCCAGAGGCCAACCTCGCTGCCCATTCAGCCCTTTGTCCTTAGTCCTGCAGTCAAATCCCAGTCCCAGACTCAGCACCTGGGCTGTCTCCTGGAGCAGTACATCAACCAAAAGGGCAGCAAGTCTAAAAGCTTCCGGCCTGGCTTTAATGGCAAGAGCAAAACAAGTCTGTGCTTTTCTAATCTTCAGCCGTCGCCCATGGGCAGCTATTGCCCCATCCTCCTGGAAGCTCCTTCAAGCACTGACACCTGCTCCACCTGCACGCCAAGCCCAGAGTGCTTCAGCCGCAGACGCACATGGTGCCAGTTCACGAGAAGCCAAGAGCGCCTGAGTCTGTGTACTTCAAAAAGCAGCCTGGATTCGTCTCACTGCAGCCCGAACCCTCGACCCGTTCAAGTGCAGGATAGTAGAAACCCGGGCAAAACTCAGAGCAACTATTTATTCAATTTGCCCTCAGACATAAATCAGTCGAACCTTGTCAAAATTCCGACCTACCAGAACCTGATCAACCTCTCGCCGGAGCAGAGCAGTCATAAACCTCACACTCTCCGTGATTTCCACAGTCACATCTCCTACCATTCAATATTTTCTCACCCACCGCCCATTTTACCCGTAACGACTGATTTGCATCGCCAAGACCCGCACGTTTACTCATCTCCTCCCACGTTCTCACCatcggaagaagaagaaagattcCCGCAGCACGGAGCTGCACCTGCAGTCAATGCCGGCTGCTTTCACAGTAGCGTTGCAGCTGCCCTCTCCTCAGTcgctcccctctcctctctgagcTCCCTGCTCTCTCTGGCTGCCTCCGGGCTCCATGTGCAGGGGATCCAGGACTCGGTCGGGCCCTGTGGGAAACACAGCCCGAGTCAGCAAAATGAAGCGCTGATGCCGGGTGACAGGCCTCCTACAGAGTTCTGCCTCTCGCCCGACACGTCATACGAGTCCCTATCTATCAGCCATCttcagaggagag GTCTGCTCAGGTCTGTGAGCAGGGCAGTGGATTTGATCATGGCTCATtttggcagcagcagagatCCGGAAGAAAAG aTGCGTCTTGGTAACAGCTCCTGCAGTCCCACAATTGCAGGTCTGGTCCTGAAACATTTGTGTCCAACAATCCAAAGAATTCTGGAAGACGGACTCAAGGATCACAACCTGGATCTCATTATTGGACAGCGTCGCAACCACTGCTGGACTGTGGTGGAAGTCTCCACGAGGATCACTACTT GTTCCTCCACTAAAGTTCTCCACAGCTTGGTCTTAAAAATCCAACAGTGTCCTCATCTCACCAGCCACTGTATGAGACTCAGAGCCTTCTTAATAGGCTTGCTTAA cCTACGAGGCCTGGAATTCTGGCTCAGTCTCCTTCACAGTCAAAAAA ATGTGGTGACAACATACTATCATTCTTGGGGGTTCCTGTCAATGTCACTGGGACGGTGTCAGCCCTTGtttcaggagctgctgctcctacTGCAGCCTCTCTCTATGTTACCCTTTGACCTCAACTTGCTCCTGGAGCCCAGACTGTTGTGTAACAGACAGCTGTTCTCTGAAGAGCCGAGAGTGTCTCCTCCTGAGCCATGCTCAGCCTTCCTGGTGACCAGCTGGCCACAATTACGAGTGGGTAGAAAGATGGAGCGTTTCCCCGACAGTCAGCAAACCGCTTCACACCAGAATGGTCTGCGTTGCAAAGACTCGCTCAGTCCTCTGGATTCAAGTTGCACCAGTCGGCACAGTGGAGGGTTGCAGGATAACAGGAGTCCGTGGTTAGCTTCGGTTCCAGAGTGCTGGCAGAAAGAGCCTGACCTCATGGATGGTGTGGCTGAAGGAGAAGACTGTAGTCAGGTTTGTACCGATAGCTGGTCTCAAATAAGTATGAGCACTGGAAAGGAAGAGACGGGGAGCGATAAAGACAGTGGGAGCCCGCATGTGTCCACTTGTGTCCAGGTGGACAGCCCATGTCAGAGAGGGCCACGTTGGGCCAAACTGTTCGGAGCAGCTGTTACGGCCACCAGAGCAGAGACAGTTTCTCAGAGTTTTGTTGGAGCAAAAACTAGAAG GCGACCATCTGAGTGGCTTCATTTGGACAGATCTCATCTTGGACTCTTGGCTCAGTCCATAAAGGCGATGAAGCTGGTAGGATCACCGAAAAACTATTGA
- the LOC131446624 gene encoding liver-expressed antimicrobial peptide 2-like, protein MKTLQERIVILSVLLCLICAIQVSALPLPEEWDGGLLTRTKRSLLWRWNSMKPIGASCREHSECGTKYCRRNTCAFWISY, encoded by the exons ATGAAGACTCTTCAGGAAAGGATCGTCATTCTTTCAGTTTTGCTGTGTTTGATCTGTGCCATTCAG GTCAGCGCTCTGCCTCTGCCTGAGGAATGGGACGGCGGTTTGCTCACACGGACAAAACGATCACTGCTGTGGCGCTGGAACAGCATGAAGCCAATCGGTGCCAGCTGCAGAGAACATTCAGAGTGCGGCACGAAATACTGCAG GAGAAATACGTGTGCCTTCTGGATATCCTACTAA
- the scarb2c gene encoding lysosome membrane protein 2c, with protein sequence MFLKSCCIYSTGVFSMLFLIVGIALVLSNVFPQSVQTIVKKDVVLKNGSEAFEAWESPPAPIYMQFYFFNLTNPLEVLDGEKPAVVEVGPYTYREYRPMEQVNFQDNGTKVAAVNTKTYIFQQNMSRGPESDLIRTVNIPAITLMEMFKDHSVMANLISSYMKFEEEGLFTTRTVGELLWGYEDAVLKALRAVKPELDDVFGLFYKNNASNDGEYMFFTGQQNYKDFARVDTWNGESSLSWWTSDECNMINGTNGASFHPVVTKTEALYMFSSDLCRSIYALYEDDVTVKGISGYRFVPPSEVFANMTLNPANAGFCVPAGKCLGSGVLNVSVCKQGAPIIMSSPHFYQADEKLVKDIIGMKPKKEHHETAIDINPLTGIILQAAKRLQVNVYLEKIPAFSQTENVRTVIFPVMHLNESVVIDDTSAKKLQAVAMLQNVVENVPFMLIGLGIILGGVFMLLMCRLKVPEATADERQPLLSS encoded by the exons ATGTTCCTAAAATCATGTTGCATTTACAGCACCGGAGTTTTCTCCATGCTATTTTTGATCGTGGGCATTGCTTTGGTCCTGTCGAACGTGTTCCCACAGTCTGTACAAACGATTGTTAAAAAG GATGTAGTTTTGAAGAATGGCTCTGAAGCATTTGAGGCCTGGGAGAGTCCGCCAGCACCCATCTATATGCAGTTCTACTTCTTTAATCTGACCAATCCCCTGGAAGTGCTGGATGGGGAGAAGCCGGCTGTGGTGGAGGTTGGACCATACACATACAG gGAATATCGGCCCATGGAGCAAGTGAACTTCCAGGATAATGGCACAAAAGTAGCAGCTGTCAACACTAAAACCTACATATTCCAACAAAACATGTCCCGAGGTCCAGAGAGTGACCTCATCAGGACTGTCAACATCCCTGCCATA ACACTGATGGAGATGTTCAAGGATCACAGTGTAATGGCCAATTTGATCTCCTCCTACATGAAGTTCGAAGAAGAAGGCTTGTTCACCACCCGCACAGTGGGAGAACTGCTGTGGGGTTACGAGGACGCGGTTCTCAAAGCCTTGCGAGCCGTAAAACCCGAGCTGGATGATGTGTTTGGACTGTTCTATAAG AATAATGCCTCCAACGATGGTGAATACATGTTTTTCACTGGCCAGCAAAACTACAAGGACTTTGCTCGAGTGGATACATGGAATGGGGAAAG CTCGTTGAGTTGGTGGACATCCGATGAGTGCAACATGATAAATGGAACCAACGGCGCGTCTTTCCATCCGGTCGTCACCAAGACTGAAGCTCTCTACATGTTCTCCTCAGACCTGTGCAG GTCAATATATGCGTTGTACGAGGACGACGTGACGGTGAAGGGGATCTCTGGGTATCGCTTTGTCCCCCCCAGTGAGGTCTTTGCCAATATGACCTTGAACCCGGCAAACGCAGGGTTCTGTGTGCCTGCTGGGAAGTGCCTGGGCTCTGGCGTTCTGAACGTCTCTGTGTGCAAACAAG GAGCTCCCATTATAATGTCCTCACCACACTTCTACCAGGCCGATGAGAAGTTAGTTAAAGATATAATTGGCATGAAGCCTAAAAAGGAGCACCATGAGACTGCCATTGACATTAATCCG CTCACTGGAATCATTCTTCAGGCGGCAAAGAGGCTCCAGGTCAACGTATATCTTGAGAAAATTCCCGCCTTCAG tcAAACAGAAAACGTGAGGACAGTGATTTTTCCTGTAATGCACCTAAACGAG AGCGTCGTCATTGACGACACGTCGGCCAAGAAGCTGCAGGCGGTCGCCATGTTGCAGAACGTGGTGGAGAACGTTCCGTTTATGCTGATTGGTCTGGGCATCATTCTGGGAGGAGTCTTCATGTTGCTGATGTGTCGACTCAAGGTCCCTGAG gcCACTGCTGATGAACGACAGCCTCTGCTCTCATCGTAA